One region of Skermanella mucosa genomic DNA includes:
- a CDS encoding esterase-like activity of phytase family protein, whose translation MRAPLLPIPALMIGALAAAPLPAAAQAPAAAVQVYTSSDPILTLRKVAFEGGKTLDLSVGIGSGAFRGKGDPAGIFHTVSDRGPNFTCGDAEDIVGVKGEKICGDVKRGRIYPVPEYSPSIYRIQVLDGGTFRVLDSISLKDSRGNPVDGMLNPLTVASTEQPLDAAGNKLKQNPNAVDAEGIVRLSDGSFWIGDENGPSILHAAADGRIQVRHVPAGTEKDYAGAGYEVKGTLPAILAKRALNRGIESMAVSEDENFLYFVLQNPLANPGNDAYADAANTRLFKLDRATMQVAGEYVYVMEPTSAYRGEEKKKQNTVRISELMHLAGDDLLILERTERTTKIFRISLAGATDIKAGKWDDAATAPSLEQADLAKEGIVPAAKALVLDTVSHPEIAPKIEGMALFGDGALMLINDDDFGIDGKRTAVFKVTGLALDAPAKGK comes from the coding sequence ATGCGCGCACCCCTGCTCCCGATACCGGCCCTCATGATCGGCGCGCTGGCCGCCGCTCCGCTTCCGGCCGCCGCCCAGGCGCCCGCGGCGGCCGTCCAGGTATATACGAGCAGCGATCCGATCCTGACCCTGCGCAAGGTCGCTTTCGAGGGCGGCAAGACTCTCGACCTCTCCGTCGGGATCGGCAGCGGCGCGTTCCGCGGCAAGGGCGATCCGGCCGGCATCTTCCACACGGTCAGCGACCGCGGCCCCAACTTCACCTGCGGCGACGCCGAGGACATCGTCGGCGTCAAGGGCGAGAAGATCTGCGGCGACGTCAAGCGCGGCCGCATCTACCCGGTGCCGGAATACAGCCCCTCGATCTACCGCATCCAGGTGCTGGACGGCGGCACCTTCCGCGTGCTCGACAGCATCTCGCTGAAGGATTCCCGGGGCAACCCGGTGGACGGCATGCTGAACCCGCTGACCGTGGCCTCGACCGAGCAGCCGCTGGACGCCGCCGGGAACAAGCTGAAGCAGAATCCCAATGCCGTGGACGCCGAGGGCATCGTGCGCCTGTCCGACGGCAGCTTCTGGATCGGCGACGAGAACGGGCCTTCCATCCTGCACGCGGCCGCCGACGGCCGAATCCAGGTCCGCCATGTCCCGGCCGGGACGGAAAAGGACTATGCCGGCGCCGGCTACGAGGTGAAGGGCACGCTGCCGGCCATCCTGGCCAAGCGGGCGCTGAACCGCGGCATCGAATCCATGGCGGTTTCCGAGGACGAAAACTTCCTCTATTTCGTCCTTCAGAACCCGCTGGCCAACCCGGGCAACGACGCCTACGCGGACGCCGCCAATACCCGGCTGTTCAAACTGGACCGCGCGACCATGCAGGTCGCGGGCGAGTATGTCTACGTGATGGAGCCGACCTCGGCCTACCGGGGCGAGGAGAAGAAGAAGCAGAACACCGTGCGCATCAGCGAGCTGATGCATCTCGCCGGCGACGACCTGCTGATCCTGGAGCGGACGGAGCGGACCACCAAGATCTTCCGCATCTCCCTGGCCGGCGCCACCGACATCAAGGCCGGCAAGTGGGACGACGCGGCCACGGCCCCGTCGCTGGAACAGGCCGACCTCGCCAAGGAAGGCATCGTGCCGGCCGCCAAGGCCCTGGTGCTCGACACCGTGTCCCATCCGGAGATCGCGCCCAAGATCGAGGGCATGGCCCTGTTCGGCGACGGCGCGCTGATGCTGATCAACGACGACGATTTCGGCATCGACGGCAAGCGCACCGCGGTCTTCAAGGTGACCGGACTGGCCCTCGACGCCCCGGCCAAGGGCAAATAA
- the argJ gene encoding bifunctional glutamate N-acetyltransferase/amino-acid acetyltransferase ArgJ, which yields MAPTISPLAPGDFPWMPAIPGVRLATTNCGIRYQGRDDLMVALLDPGTTVAGVVTRSLTASAPVHWCKKNLAGGGARAIVVNSGNSNAFTGKAGEAFVQATVEAAATLAGCEPGEVFVASTGVIGQPIPADAIARHLPGLANSFDADGWFPAAKAIMTTDTFAKGVTRTARIGDTAVTINGFAKGSGMIAPDMATMLGFIFTDAAIAAPVLQKLLAEANERSFNCITVDGDTSTSDTVLLCATGQAGNKPVTKAGDKALADFKAQLNALMVDLAQQIVRDGEGVTKFVTVRVEGAASDKAAKRIALSIANSPLVKTAIAGEDANWGRIVMAVGKAGEKADRDKLRISAGGVLIAADGMEVPGYDETPVVEHMKGRYIDFLVELGIGSGAATVWTCDLTHGYIDINGSYRS from the coding sequence ATGGCACCGACCATCTCTCCCCTTGCACCCGGCGACTTCCCTTGGATGCCGGCAATACCCGGTGTCCGGCTGGCTACGACCAATTGCGGCATTCGCTACCAGGGCCGCGACGACCTGATGGTGGCGCTCCTCGATCCCGGCACGACGGTGGCCGGCGTGGTCACGCGGTCGCTGACCGCTTCGGCGCCGGTCCACTGGTGCAAGAAGAACCTGGCGGGCGGCGGCGCCCGCGCGATCGTGGTGAATTCGGGTAATTCCAACGCCTTCACCGGCAAGGCCGGCGAGGCGTTCGTCCAGGCCACGGTGGAGGCGGCGGCCACGCTCGCCGGCTGCGAGCCCGGCGAGGTGTTCGTCGCGTCCACCGGCGTGATCGGCCAGCCGATCCCGGCCGACGCCATCGCCCGGCACCTGCCGGGGCTGGCCAACTCCTTCGACGCCGACGGCTGGTTCCCGGCCGCCAAGGCGATCATGACGACCGACACCTTCGCCAAGGGCGTCACCCGCACGGCGAGGATCGGCGACACCGCCGTGACCATCAACGGGTTCGCCAAGGGCTCCGGGATGATCGCGCCCGACATGGCGACCATGCTGGGCTTCATCTTCACCGACGCGGCGATCGCCGCCCCGGTGCTCCAGAAACTGCTGGCCGAGGCCAACGAGCGGTCGTTCAACTGCATCACGGTCGACGGCGACACCTCGACCAGCGACACCGTTCTGCTGTGCGCCACCGGCCAGGCCGGCAACAAGCCGGTCACCAAGGCCGGCGACAAGGCCCTGGCCGACTTCAAGGCGCAGCTCAACGCCCTGATGGTCGATCTCGCCCAGCAGATCGTCCGCGACGGCGAGGGGGTGACCAAGTTCGTCACCGTCCGAGTCGAGGGCGCCGCGTCGGACAAGGCGGCCAAGCGGATCGCTCTCAGCATCGCCAACTCCCCGCTGGTCAAGACCGCCATCGCCGGCGAGGACGCCAATTGGGGCCGCATCGTCATGGCGGTCGGCAAGGCGGGCGAGAAGGCCGACCGCGACAAGCTTCGGATCTCCGCCGGCGGCGTGCTGATCGCGGCCGACGGCATGGAGGTTCCGGGCTACGACGAGACGCCGGTGGTCGAGCACATGAAGGGCCGCTACATCGACTTCCTGGTCGAACTGGGCATCGGGTCCGGCGCCGCGACGGTCTGGACCTGCGAC
- a CDS encoding peptidylprolyl isomerase — translation MFARVLRVAAVSLALGGAGFAALAQTGTTAPAGAGAGEDPVVAKVNGAEIKRSEVMRTIASLPPQVQQMPVQMIFPAVIDQIINGKLVAEAGYKNNVQNDPEVAERMKRAEERIVQELYLTKEVQKRITAERLQEAYNQFKQENPPQDEVKASHILVESEDAAKAIIADLKNGGDFAKIAGEKSTDKAAAQQGGDLGFFTKDQMVEPFANAAFAMKPGDVSETPVQTQFGWHVIKVVERRQSTPPTFEEVQEQLRSQVSEQVIGELVEDLRSDAKVERFQMDGSPMPEQPAATPGAAPAPGAAPAPKP, via the coding sequence ATGTTCGCACGAGTCCTCCGCGTCGCCGCCGTCTCGCTGGCGCTCGGCGGTGCCGGCTTCGCCGCCCTGGCCCAGACCGGCACGACTGCACCGGCGGGTGCCGGCGCCGGCGAAGATCCGGTGGTGGCCAAGGTCAACGGAGCCGAGATCAAGCGTTCCGAGGTCATGCGCACGATCGCGTCGCTGCCGCCCCAGGTTCAGCAGATGCCCGTGCAGATGATCTTCCCCGCCGTGATCGACCAGATCATCAACGGCAAGCTGGTGGCCGAGGCCGGCTACAAGAACAACGTGCAGAACGATCCGGAAGTGGCGGAGCGGATGAAGCGCGCCGAGGAGCGCATCGTCCAGGAGCTCTACCTGACCAAGGAAGTCCAGAAGCGCATCACCGCCGAGCGCCTCCAGGAAGCCTACAACCAGTTCAAGCAGGAGAACCCGCCGCAGGACGAGGTCAAGGCCAGCCACATCCTGGTCGAGTCCGAGGACGCCGCCAAGGCGATCATCGCCGACCTGAAGAATGGCGGCGACTTCGCCAAGATCGCGGGCGAGAAGTCGACCGACAAGGCCGCGGCCCAGCAGGGCGGCGACCTCGGCTTCTTCACCAAGGACCAGATGGTCGAGCCGTTCGCCAACGCCGCCTTCGCCATGAAGCCGGGCGACGTCAGCGAGACCCCCGTCCAGACCCAGTTCGGCTGGCACGTGATCAAGGTCGTCGAGCGCCGCCAGAGCACTCCGCCGACTTTCGAGGAGGTGCAGGAGCAGCTCCGCAGCCAGGTCTCCGAGCAGGTGATCGGCGAGCTGGTCGAGGACCTGCGCAGCGACGCCAAGGTCGAGCGCTTCCAGATGGACGGCTCGCCGATGCCCGAACAGCCCGCCGCCACGCCCGGCGCCGCTCCGGCTCCCGGCGCCGCCCCCGCGCCGAAACCGTAA
- the secA gene encoding preprotein translocase subunit SecA: MFGAIARKLFGTANDRTVKALLRQVEVINALEPDVAGLSDDELRKRTDWLRERLEKGETLDEILPDAFATVREAAKRVLGQRHFDVQLMGGIVLHQGKIAEMRTGEGKTLVATLPVYLNAIAGKGVHVVTVNDYLARRDSGWMGKVYGFLGLSVGCIVHGLDDFERKMAYAADITYGTNNEFGFDYLRDNMKFRLEDMVQRPFNFAIVDEVDSILIDEARTPLIISGPSTDSSELYIAVNRVIPHLTPEDYEKDEKVRAVSLTEAGTEKVEQTLRDMGLLTEGNLYDIQNVSLVHHANQALRAHTLFQRDKDYIVKDDKVIIIDEFTGRMMEGRRYSEGLHQALEAKEGVTIQRENQTLASITFQNYFRLYPRLSGMTGTAMTEANEFAEIYGLEVVEMPTNVAVQRKDFDDEVYRTGREKFEAIAVLVEECRARRQPILVGTVSIEKSEVLSDLLKKKNVPHAVLNARYHEQEAQIIAQAGRPGAVTIATNMAGRGTDIQLGGNLEMRLAVELADIQDPAEGESRAAAIQAEIARDKEIVKEAGGLFVIGTERHESRRIDNQLRGRSGRQGDPGASKFFLSLDDDLMRIFGSERMDGMLQRLGLKEGEAIVHSWINKALEKAQQKVEAHNFEIRKNLLKYDNVMNDQRKVVYEQRREIMDAPEIGGTIEDMRHEVVEEMVKKAIPANAYAEQWNIDGLHEEIRRVLNLDLPVHEWAKEEGIAETEIEDRVRRASDEKMAQKAANYGPDLMRAAEKSLLLQLLDQAWKEHLLHLDHLRQGINLRAYAQRDPLNEYKREAFELFEGMLSHLRETVTTVLSYVEMRVNHPEDMEPPPFEGVESRQDPALAAADAVPADAALPDGMVRRVAPASVGSEAEIDPRTPRNAVCPCGSGKKYKHCHGRVA; the protein is encoded by the coding sequence ATGTTCGGTGCTATTGCCCGTAAACTTTTCGGCACCGCGAATGATCGCACCGTGAAGGCGCTGCTGCGGCAGGTCGAGGTCATCAACGCCCTGGAGCCTGACGTGGCCGGCCTGTCGGACGACGAACTCCGGAAGCGGACCGACTGGCTGCGCGAGCGCCTGGAAAAGGGCGAGACGCTGGACGAGATCCTGCCCGACGCCTTCGCAACCGTCCGCGAAGCGGCCAAGCGCGTGCTGGGGCAACGCCATTTCGACGTCCAGCTGATGGGCGGCATCGTCCTGCACCAGGGCAAGATCGCGGAGATGCGGACCGGCGAAGGCAAGACGCTGGTCGCCACGCTTCCCGTCTATCTCAACGCGATCGCCGGCAAGGGCGTCCACGTCGTCACCGTCAACGACTACCTGGCCCGGCGCGACAGCGGCTGGATGGGCAAGGTCTACGGCTTCCTGGGGCTTTCGGTCGGCTGCATCGTCCACGGGCTTGACGATTTCGAGCGCAAGATGGCCTATGCGGCCGACATCACCTACGGCACCAACAACGAGTTCGGCTTCGACTACCTGCGCGACAACATGAAGTTCCGGCTGGAGGACATGGTCCAGCGGCCGTTCAACTTCGCGATCGTCGACGAGGTCGACAGCATCCTGATCGACGAGGCGCGCACGCCGCTGATCATCTCCGGCCCGTCGACCGACAGCTCCGAGCTGTACATCGCGGTCAACCGGGTGATCCCGCACCTGACGCCTGAGGACTACGAGAAGGACGAGAAGGTCCGCGCGGTCAGCCTGACCGAGGCCGGCACCGAGAAGGTCGAGCAGACCCTGCGCGACATGGGACTGCTGACGGAAGGCAACCTCTACGACATACAGAACGTCAGCCTGGTCCACCACGCCAACCAGGCCCTGCGGGCGCATACGCTGTTCCAGCGGGACAAGGACTACATCGTCAAGGATGACAAGGTCATCATCATCGACGAGTTCACCGGCCGCATGATGGAGGGCCGGCGCTATTCCGAGGGCCTGCACCAGGCGCTGGAGGCCAAGGAAGGCGTGACGATCCAGCGCGAGAACCAGACGCTGGCCTCGATCACCTTCCAGAACTATTTCCGCCTTTATCCGCGCCTGTCCGGCATGACCGGCACCGCCATGACCGAGGCCAACGAGTTCGCCGAGATCTACGGCCTGGAAGTGGTCGAGATGCCGACGAACGTCGCGGTCCAGCGCAAGGATTTCGACGACGAGGTCTACCGCACCGGCCGCGAGAAGTTCGAGGCCATCGCGGTCCTGGTCGAGGAGTGCCGGGCGCGCCGCCAACCGATCCTGGTCGGCACCGTGTCGATCGAGAAGTCGGAGGTGCTGTCCGACCTGCTGAAGAAGAAGAACGTCCCGCACGCGGTGCTGAACGCCCGCTACCACGAGCAGGAAGCCCAGATCATCGCCCAGGCCGGCCGGCCCGGGGCCGTGACGATCGCCACCAACATGGCGGGCCGCGGCACCGACATCCAGCTCGGCGGCAACCTGGAAATGCGCCTGGCGGTAGAGCTGGCGGACATCCAGGACCCGGCCGAGGGCGAGAGCCGCGCGGCAGCGATCCAGGCGGAGATCGCGCGCGACAAGGAGATCGTGAAGGAGGCCGGCGGCCTGTTCGTGATCGGCACCGAGCGGCACGAGAGCCGGCGCATCGACAACCAGCTGCGCGGCCGGTCGGGCCGCCAGGGCGACCCCGGCGCCTCCAAGTTCTTCCTCAGCCTGGACGACGACCTGATGCGGATCTTCGGGTCCGAGCGGATGGACGGCATGCTCCAGCGCCTGGGCCTGAAGGAGGGCGAAGCGATCGTCCACAGCTGGATCAACAAGGCCCTGGAGAAGGCACAGCAGAAGGTCGAGGCGCACAACTTCGAGATCCGCAAGAACCTGCTGAAGTACGACAACGTGATGAACGACCAGCGCAAGGTCGTCTACGAGCAGCGCCGCGAGATCATGGACGCGCCGGAGATCGGCGGCACCATCGAGGACATGCGCCACGAGGTGGTCGAGGAGATGGTCAAGAAGGCCATCCCGGCGAACGCCTATGCCGAGCAGTGGAACATCGACGGCCTGCACGAGGAGATCCGCCGCGTCCTGAACCTTGACCTGCCGGTCCATGAGTGGGCCAAGGAAGAGGGTATCGCCGAGACCGAGATCGAGGACCGGGTGCGCCGCGCCTCAGACGAGAAGATGGCCCAGAAGGCGGCCAACTACGGTCCCGACCTGATGCGGGCGGCCGAGAAAAGCCTGCTGCTGCAATTGCTCGACCAGGCCTGGAAGGAGCACCTGCTCCACCTGGACCATCTGCGCCAGGGCATCAACCTGCGGGCCTACGCCCAGCGCGACCCGCTGAACGAGTACAAGCGCGAAGCCTTCGAGCTGTTCGAGGGGATGCTGTCCCACCTGCGCGAGACGGTCACCACCGTGCTCTCGTACGTCGAGATGCGGGTGAACCACCCCGAGGACATGGAGCCGCCGCCGTTCGAGGGCGTCGAATCGCGCCAGGACCCGGCGCTGGCCGCCGCCGACGCCGTTCCCGCCGACGCGGCGCTGCCGGACGGGATGGTACGGCGCGTGGCGCCCGCGTCGGTCGGCTCCGAAGCCGAGATCGACCCGCGTACGCCGCGCAACGCCGTGTGCCCCTGCGGATCCGGCAAGAAGTACAAGCACTGCCACGGGCGCGTCGCCTGA